A part of Drosophila bipectinata strain 14024-0381.07 chromosome 3L, DbipHiC1v2, whole genome shotgun sequence genomic DNA contains:
- the LOC108132598 gene encoding cuticle protein 70, isoforms A and B-like, with protein sequence MVSDKFKFSSRKLQNKANINMFKSAVVILAIVACAAAKPGLLGAPLAYTAPLAYSAPLAYTAPAAVVAAPGPVVTATSSQVIARNYNGIAAAPVVAQVAAPVIAKYAAPLAAPIAAPLAAPLAYSSPLAYNALPAAPVLV encoded by the exons GACAAGTTCAAGTTTTCGAGCCGCAAACTTCAAAACAAAGCAAACATCAACATGTTCAAATCC GCTGTTGTCATCCTTGCTATTGTCGCCTGTGCTGCTGCCAAGCCAGGACTCCTGGGAGCACCTCTGGCCTACACTGCGCCTCTGGCCTACTCCGCTCCTCTGGCTTACACCGCTCCTGCCGCCGTGGTTGCTGCTCCTGGCCCAGTTGTGACTGCCACCAGCAGCCAGGTGATCGCCAGGAACTACAATGGAATCGCAGCTGCTCCAGTTGTCGCCCAGGTGGCAGCTCCCGTGATCGCTAAGTACGCAGCCCCCCTTGCTGCCCCTATCGCTGCCCCTTTGGCTGCTCCCCTGGCCTACTCCAGCCCTCTGGCCTACAACGCCTTGCCCGCCGCTCCGGTTCTGGTTTAG